A single region of the Metarhizium brunneum chromosome 6, complete sequence genome encodes:
- the gloL_2 gene encoding Highly reducing polyketide synthase gloL, whose protein sequence is MDAKCHCQPAAILCWAYDSILWNGSRLSLEFRNREFERHELLGSEVPGGSDTDGNWRNLLLDDTVIVPGGAFLAMVMEAVSQTTGGSLSPGTGLEMRNSPITNMSSSETLWDFKLTIYREGVPVLHATGTIAIHESAAAEAIEPRIRLSEAELESSAKQIWYQRFGKGGLNYGPLFQSVNEIWVLRSSADKVVLGMVRLEQKSAVDGSAPARYLFHPITLEVMVQAGILATESRLQTYTASTNQGARGLARYPTLRVVWKPDVQGPELLREADLTKYLNHFLAEAHSPVGKDDGLIKLGAAISLISHRNTRLSIILELAAVLALVP, encoded by the exons ATGGACGCCAAGTGTCATTGCCAACCTGCCGCCATACTGTGCTGGGCCTATGACAGCATCCTCTGGAACGGAAGCCGCCTTAGTCTTGAGTTCCGCAATCGCGAATTCGAGCGCCACGAGCTGCTCGGCTCCGAGGTGCCTGGTGGGAGCGACACAGACGGGAACTGGCGGAACCTCTT GCTCGACGACACCGTTATTGTGCCCGGCGGTGCTTTCCTTGCCATGGTCATGGAGGCCGTGAGCCAGACGACAGGAGGGAGCCTAAGCCCGGGCACCGGCCTGGAGATGCGaaac TCGCCCATTACCAACATGTCCAGCTCCGAAACATTGTGGGACTTCAAGTTGACCATATACCGGGAGGGCGTACCCGTCTTACATGCCACCGGTACCATTGCCATCCACGAGTCAGCCGCTGCCGAAGCCATCGAACCGCGCATCCGGCTATCCGAGGCAGAACTGGAGTCATCGGCCAAGCAAATCTGGTATCAGCGATTTGGGAAGGGTGGGCTCAACTACGGACCCCTCTTCCAATCGGTCAACGAGATCTGGGTTCTGCGCTCCTCGGCGGACAAAGTTGTCTTGGGCATGGTTCGGTTGGAGCAGAAGTCGGCGGTCGATGGGTCTGCGCCGGCGAGGTATCTCTTCCACCCCATTACCTTGGAGGTCATGGTCCAGgcgggcatcttggccacg GAGTCGCGTCTGCAGACCTACACGGCCTCGACGAACCAAGGCGCCAGGGGTCTGGCACGTTACCCGACGTTGCGTGTCGTCTGGAAACCGGACGTGCAGGGACCTGAGCTTCTGCGCGAAGCGGATCTAACCAAATACCTCAATCACTTCCTCGCCGAGGCCCATTCCCCAGTCGGCAAGGACGATGGTCTCATCAAGCTGGGTGCCGCCATCAGTCTCATCAGCCACCGAAACACGCGCTTGTCCATCATTCTGGAGCTggcggccgtcttggctctcGTCCCATAA
- the BOA9 gene encoding Reducing polyketide synthase BOA9: MDATKSVLLDGSGAVLLASPNLNRPKLSGVTEKAVVIIEHTETGLGDSLQLAVTNTGAAAQRILFAHVTEATRLKEATAISLLEAELPLLAGITDSEMRRLKLLTGQAKNVLCVTAGDLLNGKTPQMGLAAGLSHALMLEKSSLRLMVYDTDKRAEADCEAQNLLQILTSSQMTGSDLEYVENDGTVHMARFVPDTKINALFQLAQDTTVIRLDPVHFRAIEPPPKGLAEDDIKMSVKAVGLNAKDLYLLTSKADTPGATCALEFSGVVDL; this comes from the exons ATGGACGCAACCAAATCAGTGCTCCTTGATGGTTCCGGGGCTGTTCTTTTGGCTTCTCCCAATCTGAATAGGCCAAAGCTTTCCGGGGTTACTGAAAAGGCCGTCGTGATTATTGAGCACACCGAAACTGGTTTGGGAGACTCTCTGCAGTTAGCCGTGACGAATACCGGAGCAGCCGCACAACGCATTCTGTTTGCCCATGTGACGGAAGCCACTCGTCTCAAGGAAGCTACGGCCATCTCCCTCCTAGAGGCCGAATTACCTCTATTGGCTGGCATAACTGACAGCGAGATGCGTCGCCTGAAGCTGTTGAcaggccaggccaagaacGTACTCTGTGTCACAGCCGGCGACCTCCTCAACGGAAAGACGCCCCAGATGGGACTGGCAGCAGGCCTCTCCCACGCGCTGATGCTTGAGAAGTCGTCTCTACGTCTCATGGTGTACGATACTGACAAGAGGGCGGAGGCGGACTGCGAAGCGCAAAACCTGCTGCAGATTCTGACGTCGTCGCAGATGACCGGATCCGATTTGGAGTACGTCGAGAATGACGGGACTGTGCACATGGCGCGTTTCGTGCCGGATACCAAGATAAATGCCTTGTTCCAGCTAGCGCAAGACACAACAGTAA TTCGACTCGATCCAGTCCACTTCCGCGCCATTGAGCCGCCACCAAAAGGTCTGGCCGAGGATGACATCAAGATGTCGGTCAAGGCAGTTGGTCTCAATGCCAAGGACTTGTACTTGCTCACCAGCAAAGCCGATACGCCCGGGGCCACGTGCGCCCTTGAATTTTCCGGCGTCGTCGATTTATAG
- the yteR_0 gene encoding Unsaturated rhamnogalacturonyl hydrolase YteR, with product MTAAACTSQRMSTHMLDSIVARKQGVVDSGAASSTLESGILAQAIEDIIALYPKTKCQYNRYLSSVLDIASAPLTNATIAATKPLDRFSLATAIHTALTSKVAPVTAQSQNAYQAINASLALQTRNAAGGLWYYVYPEWSYLDGMFSLLPFMSTYAPAHTNLTDMVLQVSLLRDHCTQKNTSLLFHGYDYSRRAIWADPRTGASPYVWGRSLGWFLASLVQTWDKLSCQGVQRGELLTLCNLTKDIAVQLSRSLVQYADPETGAWWQIVTLPGERGNYLESSSTALFTFSLLKALRIGLLSGHQTDYKSAALKAYEYTLREFITDTGNGTIGFNQTVSVCSLNSTASFEYYTTRPIVPNSLLGQSAFILAALEVERLS from the coding sequence ATGACAGCCGCTGCGTGCACATCGCAGCGCATGTCAACCCACATGCTCGATAGCATTGTCGCTCGCAAACAAGGCGTCGTCGACTCGGGCGCAGCAAGCAGCACTCTTGAGAGCGGGATCCTCGCCCAAGCAATCGAAGACATCATTGCGTTATACCCAAAGACTAAATGCCAATACAACCGTTACCTCTCGTCGGTTTTAGACATTGCCTCTGCGCCTTTAACCAATGCTACCATCGCTGCCACGAAACCACTCGATCGATTCTCCCTCGCAACAGCCATCCACACCGCCCTCACATCAAAAGTCGCGCCCGTCACTGCACAATCCCAAAACGCCTACCAAGCAATCAATGCCTCCTTGGCACTACAGACTAGAAACGCCGCTGGAGGGCTATGGTATTACGTCTACCCAGAATGGAGCTACCTCGACGGCATGTTCTCCCTCTTGCCATTCATGTCAACGTATGCCCCCGCGCACACAAACCTGACAGACATGGTTCTCCAAGTCAGTCTGCTCCGCGACCACTGCACCCAAAAAAACACATCCCTTCTCTTCCACGGCTACGATTACTCCCGTCGTGCCATCTGGGCAGACCCGAGAACTGGCGCAAGCCCATACGTCTGGGGGCGCTCCCTCGGCTGGTTCCTCGCATCTCTCGTCCAAACATGGGACAAGCTGTCCTGCCAGGGCGTCCAACGAGGCGAACTCCTCACGCTATGCAACCTGACCAAGGACATTGCCGTCCAGCTATCCCGTTCTCTTGTCCAGTACGCTGACCCCGAAACCGGCGCGTGGTGGCAAATCGTTACGCTGCCTGGTGAAAGGGGAAACTATCTCGAGAGTTCGAGCACGGCTCTCTTTACCTTTTCCTTGCTTAAAGCGCTACGCATCGGGCTTCTTTCCGGACACCAGACGGATTATAAAAGTGCTGCGTTGAAGGCGTACGAGTATACTTTGCGCGAATTTATTACGGATACAGGCAACGGCACGATTGGGTTTAATCAGACGGTTTCTGTATGTAGCTTAaactcgacggcctcgttTGAGTATTACACCACGCGGCCGATTGTGCCGAATAGTTTATTGGGGCAGTCGGCTTTTATTTTGGCGGCGTTGGAGGTGGAGAGGTTGAGTTGA